The Globicephala melas chromosome 20, mGloMel1.2, whole genome shotgun sequence genome contains a region encoding:
- the ENGASE gene encoding cytosolic endo-beta-N-acetylglucosaminidase isoform X2 has translation MEAAGARTRAAARRRGRRLRAPATLKEQRDPQPGGRLLQRRIEEDQEEAVFREVVSFTPDPLPVRYYDKDTTKPISFYLSSLEELLAWTPNMEDGFNVALGPPECRQPPLSSRRPRTLMCHDMMGGYLDDKFIQGSATQNPYSFYHWQYIDIFVYFSHHTVTIPPVGWTNAAHRHGVCVLGTFITEWKEGERLCEAFLAGDERSYQAVARQLVLIAQFFRFDGWLINIENSLSLAAVGNVPHFLRYLTTQLHQQVPRGLVLWYDSVVSSGQLTWQDELNEHNRVFFDSCDGFFTNYNWREEHLERMLGQAGERLADVYVGVDVFARGNVVGGRFHTDKSLELIRKHGFSVALFAPGWVYECLEKGDFFQNQDKFWSLLERYLPTHSICSLPFVTSFCLGMGTRRVCYGQEEAVGPWYHLSAQEIQPLFGEHRLEGDGRGWVKMHCCLEDAWNGGSSLLIRGLIPPEVGNVSVRLFSLQVPVPPKVFLSMVYKLEGPSAVGVALELTTGDAGSCHVGGISALSETSSRRSPRPLRVPPTKLAKWVGRCGQQLSGGWVQRCYEVNLRGCLLQALFVNFSRPPGSQEEENFVCRLGEIQVVDANSLLTPLPQVQAVTVSQVRWQPAASEGESGPAGLRLSCTLHWAYLLPHVRCFRIHCCRGSGGDSPCRGPSEPEKPTLLGLAFVNRYRIVDLAVAPAEPGRDGRVEFLVEPIPKEGFLVPRAEWGRAAMLYSTPRT, from the exons ATGGAGGCCGCGGGCGCCCGGACCCGGGCGGCTGCGCGGCGGCGGGGCCGGCGGCTGCGGGCGCCGGCGACCCTGAAGGAGCAGCGGGATCCCCAGCCAGGCGGGCGGCTGCTGCAGAGGAG AATTGAAGAGGATCAAGAAGAAGCAGTCTTTCGAGAAGTGGTCAGTTTTACCCCAGACCCTTTGCCAG TTCGATATTATGACAAGGACACCACCAAACCCATCAGCTTTTACTTGTCTTCCCTGGAGGAACTCTTGGCATGGACGCCCAACATGGAGGACGGCTTTAACGTGGCCTTAGGGCCCCCCGAGTGTCGGCAGCCCCCTCTGAGCAGCAGGAGGCCCCGGACTTTGATGTGCCATGACATGATGGGCGGGTACCTGGATGACAA GTTTATTCAGGGCTCAGCCACGCAGAACCCCTATTCCTTCTACCACTGGCAGTACATCGACATCTTTGTGTACTTCAGCCATCACACGGTCACCATCCCCCCAGTAGGCTGGACCAACGCTGCCCACAGGCATGGGGTCTGTGTGCTGG GGACTTTCATCACCGAATGGAAAGAAGGGGAGCGGCTCTGTGAGGCCTTTCTGGCTGGGGACGAGCGCTCATACCAGGCGGTGGCCCGTCAGCTGGTCCTGATTGCCCAGTTTTTCCGATTCGATGGCTGGCTGATCAACATCGAGAACTCTCTGAGT CTGGCCGCCGTGGGGAACGTGCCCCACTTCCTCCGGTACCTGACCACTCAGCTGCATCAACAGGTCCCCAGGGGCCTGGTGCTCTGGTATGATAGCGTGGTGAGCAGCGGGCAACTCACGTGGCAGGATGAGCTCAACGAGCACAACAG GGTCTTCTTCGATTCCTGCGATGGCTTCTTCACCAACTATAACTGGCGGGAGGAACATCTGGAGCGGATGCTGGGGCAGGCTGGGGAGCGCCTGGCCGACGTGTACGTGGGAGTGGATGTGTTCGCCCGGGGCAATGTCGTCGGGGGCCGGTTCCACACGGACAAG TCACTGGAGCTGATCCGGAAGCACGGGTTCTCGGTGGCTCTGTTTGCACCTGGCTGGGTGTACGAGTGTTTGGAGAAGGGGGATTTCTTCCAGAACCAGGACAA GTTCTGGAGTTTGCTGGAACGCTATCTGCCCACGCACAGCATCTGCTCCTTGCCCTTTGTCACTTCCTTCTGCCTGGGCATGGGGACTCGAAGAGTCTGTTATGGCCAG GAGGAGGCCGTGGGGCCCTGGTACCACCTGAGTGCCCAGGAAATCCAGCCCCTGTTTGGAGAGCACAGGCTGGAAGGGGACGGACGGGGCTGGGTGAAGATGCACTGCTGCCTGGAAGATGCCTGGAACGGGGGCAGCTCTCTGCTTATCCGGGGGCTGATTCCACCTGAGGTTGGAAACGTGTCTGTGAG GTTATTCTCCCTGCAGGTCCCAGTGCCGCCCAAGGTTTTCCTGTCCATGGTGTACAAGCTAGAAGGACCTTCAGCTGTGGGGGTGGCTTTGGAGCTCACCACGGGGGACGCAGGCAGCTGTCACGTGGGAGGCATCTCGGCGCTGAGCG AAACGAGCTCAAGGCGCAGTCCCCGACCCCTCCGGGTGCCCCCGACCAAGCTGGCCAAATGGGTGGGCCGCTGCGGCCAGCAGCTCAGCGGGGGCTGGGTCCAGCG CTGCTACGAAGTGAATCTGCGGGGCTGCCTCCTGCAGGCCCTCTTCGTTAATTTCTCCCGGCCTCCGGGCAGCCAGGAGGAGGAGAACTTTGTCTGTCGCCTTGGAGAGATCCAG GTGGTGGATGCCAATAGCCTGCTGACGCCTCTGCCTCAGGTGCAGGCCGTGACTGTCTCGCAGGTGCGCTGGCAGCCGGCCGCCTCCGAGGGGGAGAGCGGCCCCGCTGGGCTCCGGCTCAGCTGTACTCTGCACTGGGCCTACCTCCTCCCTCACGTCCGATGCTTCCGGATCCACTGCTGCCGAGGGTCAGGAGGTGACTCTCCTTGCAGGGGGCCGTCGGAGCCAGAGAAGCCCACGCTCCTGGGCCTGGCTTTTGTCAACCGGTATCGGATAGTGGACCTAGCAGTGGCACCCGCAGAGCCTGGCCGGGATGGCCGTGTGGAGTTCCTGGTGGAGCCCATCCCCAAGGAGGGGTTTCTGGTGCCGCGGGCCGAGTGGGGCAGGGCGGCCATGCTGTACTCCACGCCCCGCACATGA
- the RBFOX3 gene encoding RNA binding protein fox-1 homolog 3 isoform X4 yields MAQPYPPAQYPPPPQNGIPAEYAPPPPHPTPDYSGQTPVPPEHGMTLYTPAQTHPEQPGGETSTQPMAGAQTVPQTDDAAQTDSQPLHPSDPTEKQQPKRLHVSNIPFRFRDPDLRQMFGQFGKILDVEIIFNERGSKGFGFVTFETSSDADRAREKLNGTIVEGRKIEVNNATARVMTNKKTANPYTNGWKLNPVVGAVYGPEFYAVTGFPYPTTGTAVAYRGAHLRGRGRAVYNTFRAAPPPPPIPTYGAVVYQDGFYGAEIYGGYAAYRYAQPAAAAAAYSDSYGRVYAAADPYHHTIGPAATYSIGTMASLCRGGYSRFTPY; encoded by the exons ATGGCCCAGCCCTACCCCCCGGCCCAGTACCCCCCTCCGCCACAGAACGGCATCCCCGCCGAGTACGCCCCGCCGCCACCGCACCCCACGCCGGACTACTCAGGCCAGACCCCGGTCCCCCCAGAGCACGGCATGACCCTGTATACACCAGCACAGACCCACCCGGAGCAGCCCGGCGGTGAGACCAGCACACAGCCCATGGCAGGGGCCCAGACAGTGCCG CAGACAGACGACGCGGCACAGACGGACAGCCAGCCGCTCCATCCCTCCGACCCCACAGAGAAGCAGCAGCCCAAGCGGCTACACGTCTCCAACATCCCCTTCCGGTTCAGGGACCCCGACCTGCGGCAAATGTTCGGG CAATTCGGAAAAATTTTAGACGTGGAGATCATTTTTAACGAGCGGGGCTCCAAG GGTTTTGGGTTTGTAACTTTTGAAACTAGCTCAGATGCTGACCGAGCCCGGGAGAAGCTGAATGGGACGATCGTAGAGGGACGGAAAATTGAG GTCAATAACGCCACGGCCCGAGTCATGACCAACAAGAAGACTGCCAACCCCTATACCAACG GCTGGAAGCTAAATCCGGTGGTAGGGGCAGTCTATGGACCCGAATTCTATGCGG TGACGGGGTTCCCCTACCCCACAACCGGCACAGCTGTTGCCTACAGGGGCGCGCACCtacggggccggggccgggctgTGTACAATACGTTTCGGGCtgcgccgcccccgccccccatcccgaCTTACGGAGC GGTCGTGTATCAGGATGGCTTTTATGGTGCTGAGATTTAT GGAGGCTATGCCGCCTACAGATACGCTCAGCCCGCAGCAGCCGCGGCCGCCTACAGCGACAG TTATGGCAGAGTCTACGCAGCTGCTGACCCCTACCATCACACCATCGGCCCCGCGGCGACCTACAGCATTGGAACCATG GCTAGCCTCTGCCGAGGAGGGTACAGCCGCTTCACCCCCTACTAG
- the ENGASE gene encoding cytosolic endo-beta-N-acetylglucosaminidase isoform X1, with product MEAAGARTRAAARRRGRRLRAPATLKEQRDPQPGGRLLQRRIEEDQEEAVFREVVSFTPDPLPVRYYDKDTTKPISFYLSSLEELLAWTPNMEDGFNVALGPPECRQPPLSSRRPRTLMCHDMMGGYLDDKFIQGSATQNPYSFYHWQYIDIFVYFSHHTVTIPPVGWTNAAHRHGVCVLGTFITEWKEGERLCEAFLAGDERSYQAVARQLVLIAQFFRFDGWLINIENSLSLAAVGNVPHFLRYLTTQLHQQVPRGLVLWYDSVVSSGQLTWQDELNEHNRVFFDSCDGFFTNYNWREEHLERMLGQAGERLADVYVGVDVFARGNVVGGRFHTDKSLELIRKHGFSVALFAPGWVYECLEKGDFFQNQDKFWSLLERYLPTHSICSLPFVTSFCLGMGTRRVCYGQEEAVGPWYHLSAQEIQPLFGEHRLEGDGRGWVKMHCCLEDAWNGGSSLLIRGLIPPEVGNVSVRLFSLQVPVPPKVFLSMVYKLEGPSAVGVALELTTGDAGSCHVGGISALSAETSSRRSPRPLRVPPTKLAKWVGRCGQQLSGGWVQRCYEVNLRGCLLQALFVNFSRPPGSQEEENFVCRLGEIQVVDANSLLTPLPQVQAVTVSQVRWQPAASEGESGPAGLRLSCTLHWAYLLPHVRCFRIHCCRGSGGDSPCRGPSEPEKPTLLGLAFVNRYRIVDLAVAPAEPGRDGRVEFLVEPIPKEGFLVPRAEWGRAAMLYSTPRT from the exons ATGGAGGCCGCGGGCGCCCGGACCCGGGCGGCTGCGCGGCGGCGGGGCCGGCGGCTGCGGGCGCCGGCGACCCTGAAGGAGCAGCGGGATCCCCAGCCAGGCGGGCGGCTGCTGCAGAGGAG AATTGAAGAGGATCAAGAAGAAGCAGTCTTTCGAGAAGTGGTCAGTTTTACCCCAGACCCTTTGCCAG TTCGATATTATGACAAGGACACCACCAAACCCATCAGCTTTTACTTGTCTTCCCTGGAGGAACTCTTGGCATGGACGCCCAACATGGAGGACGGCTTTAACGTGGCCTTAGGGCCCCCCGAGTGTCGGCAGCCCCCTCTGAGCAGCAGGAGGCCCCGGACTTTGATGTGCCATGACATGATGGGCGGGTACCTGGATGACAA GTTTATTCAGGGCTCAGCCACGCAGAACCCCTATTCCTTCTACCACTGGCAGTACATCGACATCTTTGTGTACTTCAGCCATCACACGGTCACCATCCCCCCAGTAGGCTGGACCAACGCTGCCCACAGGCATGGGGTCTGTGTGCTGG GGACTTTCATCACCGAATGGAAAGAAGGGGAGCGGCTCTGTGAGGCCTTTCTGGCTGGGGACGAGCGCTCATACCAGGCGGTGGCCCGTCAGCTGGTCCTGATTGCCCAGTTTTTCCGATTCGATGGCTGGCTGATCAACATCGAGAACTCTCTGAGT CTGGCCGCCGTGGGGAACGTGCCCCACTTCCTCCGGTACCTGACCACTCAGCTGCATCAACAGGTCCCCAGGGGCCTGGTGCTCTGGTATGATAGCGTGGTGAGCAGCGGGCAACTCACGTGGCAGGATGAGCTCAACGAGCACAACAG GGTCTTCTTCGATTCCTGCGATGGCTTCTTCACCAACTATAACTGGCGGGAGGAACATCTGGAGCGGATGCTGGGGCAGGCTGGGGAGCGCCTGGCCGACGTGTACGTGGGAGTGGATGTGTTCGCCCGGGGCAATGTCGTCGGGGGCCGGTTCCACACGGACAAG TCACTGGAGCTGATCCGGAAGCACGGGTTCTCGGTGGCTCTGTTTGCACCTGGCTGGGTGTACGAGTGTTTGGAGAAGGGGGATTTCTTCCAGAACCAGGACAA GTTCTGGAGTTTGCTGGAACGCTATCTGCCCACGCACAGCATCTGCTCCTTGCCCTTTGTCACTTCCTTCTGCCTGGGCATGGGGACTCGAAGAGTCTGTTATGGCCAG GAGGAGGCCGTGGGGCCCTGGTACCACCTGAGTGCCCAGGAAATCCAGCCCCTGTTTGGAGAGCACAGGCTGGAAGGGGACGGACGGGGCTGGGTGAAGATGCACTGCTGCCTGGAAGATGCCTGGAACGGGGGCAGCTCTCTGCTTATCCGGGGGCTGATTCCACCTGAGGTTGGAAACGTGTCTGTGAG GTTATTCTCCCTGCAGGTCCCAGTGCCGCCCAAGGTTTTCCTGTCCATGGTGTACAAGCTAGAAGGACCTTCAGCTGTGGGGGTGGCTTTGGAGCTCACCACGGGGGACGCAGGCAGCTGTCACGTGGGAGGCATCTCGGCGCTGAGCG CAGAAACGAGCTCAAGGCGCAGTCCCCGACCCCTCCGGGTGCCCCCGACCAAGCTGGCCAAATGGGTGGGCCGCTGCGGCCAGCAGCTCAGCGGGGGCTGGGTCCAGCG CTGCTACGAAGTGAATCTGCGGGGCTGCCTCCTGCAGGCCCTCTTCGTTAATTTCTCCCGGCCTCCGGGCAGCCAGGAGGAGGAGAACTTTGTCTGTCGCCTTGGAGAGATCCAG GTGGTGGATGCCAATAGCCTGCTGACGCCTCTGCCTCAGGTGCAGGCCGTGACTGTCTCGCAGGTGCGCTGGCAGCCGGCCGCCTCCGAGGGGGAGAGCGGCCCCGCTGGGCTCCGGCTCAGCTGTACTCTGCACTGGGCCTACCTCCTCCCTCACGTCCGATGCTTCCGGATCCACTGCTGCCGAGGGTCAGGAGGTGACTCTCCTTGCAGGGGGCCGTCGGAGCCAGAGAAGCCCACGCTCCTGGGCCTGGCTTTTGTCAACCGGTATCGGATAGTGGACCTAGCAGTGGCACCCGCAGAGCCTGGCCGGGATGGCCGTGTGGAGTTCCTGGTGGAGCCCATCCCCAAGGAGGGGTTTCTGGTGCCGCGGGCCGAGTGGGGCAGGGCGGCCATGCTGTACTCCACGCCCCGCACATGA
- the RBFOX3 gene encoding RNA binding protein fox-1 homolog 3 isoform X1 — protein MAQPYPPAQYPPPPQNGIPAEYAPPPPHPTPDYSGQTPVPPEHGMTLYTPAQTHPEQPGGETSTQPMAGAQTVPQTDDAAQTDSQPLHPSDPTEKQQPKRLHVSNIPFRFRDPDLRQMFGQFGKILDVEIIFNERGSKGFGFVTFETSSDADRAREKLNGTIVEGRKIEVNNATARVMTNKKTANPYTNGWKLNPVVGAVYGPEFYAVTGFPYPTTGTAVAYRGAHLRGRGRAVYNTFRAAPPPPPIPTYGAALEQTLVKMPVPWAGLAPCPLPPQQTPEPAYPTSPAFPPLSCPFASRVVYQDGFYGAEIYGGYAAYRYAQPAAAAAAYSDSYGRVYAAADPYHHTIGPAATYSIGTMASLCRGGYSRFTPY, from the exons ATGGCCCAGCCCTACCCCCCGGCCCAGTACCCCCCTCCGCCACAGAACGGCATCCCCGCCGAGTACGCCCCGCCGCCACCGCACCCCACGCCGGACTACTCAGGCCAGACCCCGGTCCCCCCAGAGCACGGCATGACCCTGTATACACCAGCACAGACCCACCCGGAGCAGCCCGGCGGTGAGACCAGCACACAGCCCATGGCAGGGGCCCAGACAGTGCCG CAGACAGACGACGCGGCACAGACGGACAGCCAGCCGCTCCATCCCTCCGACCCCACAGAGAAGCAGCAGCCCAAGCGGCTACACGTCTCCAACATCCCCTTCCGGTTCAGGGACCCCGACCTGCGGCAAATGTTCGGG CAATTCGGAAAAATTTTAGACGTGGAGATCATTTTTAACGAGCGGGGCTCCAAG GGTTTTGGGTTTGTAACTTTTGAAACTAGCTCAGATGCTGACCGAGCCCGGGAGAAGCTGAATGGGACGATCGTAGAGGGACGGAAAATTGAG GTCAATAACGCCACGGCCCGAGTCATGACCAACAAGAAGACTGCCAACCCCTATACCAACG GCTGGAAGCTAAATCCGGTGGTAGGGGCAGTCTATGGACCCGAATTCTATGCGG TGACGGGGTTCCCCTACCCCACAACCGGCACAGCTGTTGCCTACAGGGGCGCGCACCtacggggccggggccgggctgTGTACAATACGTTTCGGGCtgcgccgcccccgccccccatcccgaCTTACGGAGC GGCACTGGAGCAAACGCTTGTTAAAATGCCAGTCCCATGGGCAGGGCTggcaccctgccccctccctcctcagcaGACACCGGAGCCGGCCTACCCCACCTCTCCAGCGTTCCCACCACTTTCTTGTCCGTTTGCTTCCAGGGTCGTGTATCAGGATGGCTTTTATGGTGCTGAGATTTAT GGAGGCTATGCCGCCTACAGATACGCTCAGCCCGCAGCAGCCGCGGCCGCCTACAGCGACAG TTATGGCAGAGTCTACGCAGCTGCTGACCCCTACCATCACACCATCGGCCCCGCGGCGACCTACAGCATTGGAACCATG GCTAGCCTCTGCCGAGGAGGGTACAGCCGCTTCACCCCCTACTAG
- the RBFOX3 gene encoding RNA binding protein fox-1 homolog 3 isoform X2, which yields MAQPYPPAQYPPPPQNGIPAEYAPPPPHPTPDYSGQTPVPPEHGMTLYTPAQTHPEQPGGETSTQPMAGAQTVPTDDAAQTDSQPLHPSDPTEKQQPKRLHVSNIPFRFRDPDLRQMFGQFGKILDVEIIFNERGSKGFGFVTFETSSDADRAREKLNGTIVEGRKIEVNNATARVMTNKKTANPYTNGWKLNPVVGAVYGPEFYAVTGFPYPTTGTAVAYRGAHLRGRGRAVYNTFRAAPPPPPIPTYGAALEQTLVKMPVPWAGLAPCPLPPQQTPEPAYPTSPAFPPLSCPFASRVVYQDGFYGAEIYGGYAAYRYAQPAAAAAAYSDSYGRVYAAADPYHHTIGPAATYSIGTMASLCRGGYSRFTPY from the exons ATGGCCCAGCCCTACCCCCCGGCCCAGTACCCCCCTCCGCCACAGAACGGCATCCCCGCCGAGTACGCCCCGCCGCCACCGCACCCCACGCCGGACTACTCAGGCCAGACCCCGGTCCCCCCAGAGCACGGCATGACCCTGTATACACCAGCACAGACCCACCCGGAGCAGCCCGGCGGTGAGACCAGCACACAGCCCATGGCAGGGGCCCAGACAGTGCCG ACAGACGACGCGGCACAGACGGACAGCCAGCCGCTCCATCCCTCCGACCCCACAGAGAAGCAGCAGCCCAAGCGGCTACACGTCTCCAACATCCCCTTCCGGTTCAGGGACCCCGACCTGCGGCAAATGTTCGGG CAATTCGGAAAAATTTTAGACGTGGAGATCATTTTTAACGAGCGGGGCTCCAAG GGTTTTGGGTTTGTAACTTTTGAAACTAGCTCAGATGCTGACCGAGCCCGGGAGAAGCTGAATGGGACGATCGTAGAGGGACGGAAAATTGAG GTCAATAACGCCACGGCCCGAGTCATGACCAACAAGAAGACTGCCAACCCCTATACCAACG GCTGGAAGCTAAATCCGGTGGTAGGGGCAGTCTATGGACCCGAATTCTATGCGG TGACGGGGTTCCCCTACCCCACAACCGGCACAGCTGTTGCCTACAGGGGCGCGCACCtacggggccggggccgggctgTGTACAATACGTTTCGGGCtgcgccgcccccgccccccatcccgaCTTACGGAGC GGCACTGGAGCAAACGCTTGTTAAAATGCCAGTCCCATGGGCAGGGCTggcaccctgccccctccctcctcagcaGACACCGGAGCCGGCCTACCCCACCTCTCCAGCGTTCCCACCACTTTCTTGTCCGTTTGCTTCCAGGGTCGTGTATCAGGATGGCTTTTATGGTGCTGAGATTTAT GGAGGCTATGCCGCCTACAGATACGCTCAGCCCGCAGCAGCCGCGGCCGCCTACAGCGACAG TTATGGCAGAGTCTACGCAGCTGCTGACCCCTACCATCACACCATCGGCCCCGCGGCGACCTACAGCATTGGAACCATG GCTAGCCTCTGCCGAGGAGGGTACAGCCGCTTCACCCCCTACTAG
- the RBFOX3 gene encoding RNA binding protein fox-1 homolog 3 isoform X5 has translation MAQPYPPAQYPPPPQNGIPAEYAPPPPHPTPDYSGQTPVPPEHGMTLYTPAQTHPEQPGGETSTQPMAGAQTVPTDDAAQTDSQPLHPSDPTEKQQPKRLHVSNIPFRFRDPDLRQMFGQFGKILDVEIIFNERGSKGFGFVTFETSSDADRAREKLNGTIVEGRKIEVNNATARVMTNKKTANPYTNGWKLNPVVGAVYGPEFYAVTGFPYPTTGTAVAYRGAHLRGRGRAVYNTFRAAPPPPPIPTYGAVVYQDGFYGAEIYGGYAAYRYAQPAAAAAAYSDSYGRVYAAADPYHHTIGPAATYSIGTMASLCRGGYSRFTPY, from the exons ATGGCCCAGCCCTACCCCCCGGCCCAGTACCCCCCTCCGCCACAGAACGGCATCCCCGCCGAGTACGCCCCGCCGCCACCGCACCCCACGCCGGACTACTCAGGCCAGACCCCGGTCCCCCCAGAGCACGGCATGACCCTGTATACACCAGCACAGACCCACCCGGAGCAGCCCGGCGGTGAGACCAGCACACAGCCCATGGCAGGGGCCCAGACAGTGCCG ACAGACGACGCGGCACAGACGGACAGCCAGCCGCTCCATCCCTCCGACCCCACAGAGAAGCAGCAGCCCAAGCGGCTACACGTCTCCAACATCCCCTTCCGGTTCAGGGACCCCGACCTGCGGCAAATGTTCGGG CAATTCGGAAAAATTTTAGACGTGGAGATCATTTTTAACGAGCGGGGCTCCAAG GGTTTTGGGTTTGTAACTTTTGAAACTAGCTCAGATGCTGACCGAGCCCGGGAGAAGCTGAATGGGACGATCGTAGAGGGACGGAAAATTGAG GTCAATAACGCCACGGCCCGAGTCATGACCAACAAGAAGACTGCCAACCCCTATACCAACG GCTGGAAGCTAAATCCGGTGGTAGGGGCAGTCTATGGACCCGAATTCTATGCGG TGACGGGGTTCCCCTACCCCACAACCGGCACAGCTGTTGCCTACAGGGGCGCGCACCtacggggccggggccgggctgTGTACAATACGTTTCGGGCtgcgccgcccccgccccccatcccgaCTTACGGAGC GGTCGTGTATCAGGATGGCTTTTATGGTGCTGAGATTTAT GGAGGCTATGCCGCCTACAGATACGCTCAGCCCGCAGCAGCCGCGGCCGCCTACAGCGACAG TTATGGCAGAGTCTACGCAGCTGCTGACCCCTACCATCACACCATCGGCCCCGCGGCGACCTACAGCATTGGAACCATG GCTAGCCTCTGCCGAGGAGGGTACAGCCGCTTCACCCCCTACTAG
- the RBFOX3 gene encoding RNA binding protein fox-1 homolog 3 isoform X3, with the protein MAQPYPPAQYPPPPQNGIPAEYAPPPPHPTPDYSGQTPVPPEHGMTLYTPAQTHPEQPGGETSTQPMAGAQTVPQTDDAAQTDSQPLHPSDPTEKQQPKRLHVSNIPFRFRDPDLRQMFGQFGKILDVEIIFNERGSKGFGFVTFETSSDADRAREKLNGTIVEGRKIEVNNATARVMTNKKTANPYTNGWKLNPVVGAVYGPEFYAVTGFPYPTTGTAVAYRGAHLRGRGRAVYNTFRAAPPPPPIPTYGAALEQTLVKMPVPWAGLAPCPLPPQQTPEPAYPTSPAFPPLSCPFASRVVYQDGFYGAEIYGGYAAYRYAQPAAAAAAYSDSYGRVYAAADPYHHTIGPAATYSIGTM; encoded by the exons ATGGCCCAGCCCTACCCCCCGGCCCAGTACCCCCCTCCGCCACAGAACGGCATCCCCGCCGAGTACGCCCCGCCGCCACCGCACCCCACGCCGGACTACTCAGGCCAGACCCCGGTCCCCCCAGAGCACGGCATGACCCTGTATACACCAGCACAGACCCACCCGGAGCAGCCCGGCGGTGAGACCAGCACACAGCCCATGGCAGGGGCCCAGACAGTGCCG CAGACAGACGACGCGGCACAGACGGACAGCCAGCCGCTCCATCCCTCCGACCCCACAGAGAAGCAGCAGCCCAAGCGGCTACACGTCTCCAACATCCCCTTCCGGTTCAGGGACCCCGACCTGCGGCAAATGTTCGGG CAATTCGGAAAAATTTTAGACGTGGAGATCATTTTTAACGAGCGGGGCTCCAAG GGTTTTGGGTTTGTAACTTTTGAAACTAGCTCAGATGCTGACCGAGCCCGGGAGAAGCTGAATGGGACGATCGTAGAGGGACGGAAAATTGAG GTCAATAACGCCACGGCCCGAGTCATGACCAACAAGAAGACTGCCAACCCCTATACCAACG GCTGGAAGCTAAATCCGGTGGTAGGGGCAGTCTATGGACCCGAATTCTATGCGG TGACGGGGTTCCCCTACCCCACAACCGGCACAGCTGTTGCCTACAGGGGCGCGCACCtacggggccggggccgggctgTGTACAATACGTTTCGGGCtgcgccgcccccgccccccatcccgaCTTACGGAGC GGCACTGGAGCAAACGCTTGTTAAAATGCCAGTCCCATGGGCAGGGCTggcaccctgccccctccctcctcagcaGACACCGGAGCCGGCCTACCCCACCTCTCCAGCGTTCCCACCACTTTCTTGTCCGTTTGCTTCCAGGGTCGTGTATCAGGATGGCTTTTATGGTGCTGAGATTTAT GGAGGCTATGCCGCCTACAGATACGCTCAGCCCGCAGCAGCCGCGGCCGCCTACAGCGACAG TTATGGCAGAGTCTACGCAGCTGCTGACCCCTACCATCACACCATCGGCCCCGCGGCGACCTACAGCATTGGAACCATG TGA